gtcgttgtcacacaggtcccgttaattcggaaggcgatcgccgggctaattccaagggccgaagtatcagccccccgaaccgcaccgcgaaagcgtggacaatttagaagtggtcctttttggcgcgccagcagacgccggctgtggcccaaagaacaagtctgagccgagagttgataaacaaacaaaattatattctcaataatggcagatcgaaaacaataaacaagaatgcacactccacaatagttgagtacaatatgtcaccaaacaaactacgtactacacagtacaatcagcctcactcgaaacaacggacacagacaacaatacgcactacaatgcagtcgcatgcattgaacaaccaagacatttaaagactaaagagatagaaaacctattcagtccaaagttcttggtaccaaagtctagatgatactcttccgagaatcactcactcaaagtctagtgttgttgtcgttccgcggcccccgaagtttcttttccaggaaacctcacgtcttcaataggccactctccaggcttcaaacttcttcgccggaaacacgtcggcttcacacacgcagctgttgccacgcgtcctcgctcgatagcggtagacacacgctcttgcctgtagctcgagccttcacccttcaggtggaaatcctcttcatctcctgctttgtctctaccgacaaaaccttcgccgactacacggcgggatcccttcgcgctctggcgctaacttccgtcttctcctgctttgtccctacggacaaaaccttcgccgactacacggcggaatccttacgcgctctggcgttaacttccgtcttctcctaaactctcacctcggctgctcggttaaataccttccgcgccacattccagaaagttctcgtcatttcgtcggcgtgatacgcagcgaaggctggggagaggcgcgagactgtacgagggccgtccccgaccgatgactcaacccggcagaaCACGCCCCTTTTCTTCTAgaactttccagtgcttgcccggccgccgctgtggggtgaggaggttcatcggcgaagccacgcttccgaggggagagcgtcgcgcgcctGGGGAGCCtttttatggtgcattcagacgacggaccgaatcccgatgtggcgggacggacggcgcgccacgtgacgtcacatcagcgattcccctcgtccgcgactcgtccgcgcggctcgcggacggatgaccgcaacctgtttctcacatcgggattctggcgggggagagccggtacttcagcggaatagcttggggtcggtggcaaccagtacacttttcgtctgctcgcggcatgtcctccatggctcgcggacagctgcatgactggtcggcatcatctacgcttgagcattgtttacttagtttccggagactttgttctcaggtgattaaatatgcagaaatcactattggtggttcgggaaatgtcgccgccgtcgcttaacacgcgagattcttagccgtaatggtggtgaaatattccaacttctgcaaacggcgacgtgccgcttctaaaaaaaaaaaaaaaaaggtgggagaCACGGTTataagttctacaagtggggaataatgtagttgaaagaatatcctgctagcaactttcttttctcctgaaagaataacactactcgttcatttgtcacaacacgacagacatcgcagccaagcttcgcttcttgcgggcatccatgttgaatactctcaaaccggtctgctgccagcgggcgcaggtgagcgccgaatctgctgtcgagggtaatccggctgttttcccctaggacaccgtccgtcgtgtggatgcgcctgcaggcggaccatccgcggattagctgtccgcgtccacgacaaatccggattcggtccgtcgtcacgtaaaataacgacgacgacgGAAGCGCGAAAAGCAAATGAATGATCtcacagaacttttttttttttttgcgcacactTTGATAGTTACCTGTTGGCTCTGCGCGTTTGTCGTTACTGCAGCTGTTGCAATTCGATTTGTAGCGAGACCTGTTTCTGTCGTAGCGCGCCTCATTGATTACTGATTCTCCCCGCTTATCGGCTCACTTATTTCGTGTAGCTTTGTTCGCTTTATCACCATGGCTGAATCGCTAACTCAACGGTGCGGAATGTATTTCAGCCAATCAACGATGCGTAAGAAATTCAACCAGAGACTGCGCATCGCCGGCGCTAATTACGGGTGTTGCGAATACGATGCGTAGCGAATACGACACTCTACGCACGATGTACAGTTGGGTGAAAGATATTGTAATAGCGCTAAGCtcgaaaatgaaaaataaacagaagtaCGGGGGAAAATACAGGCACACAGCTCGTCCACTAACTAGTAAACACCAACACTCTCAAGGAGTTAACCTCCAGTAATGTATTGCGCTCATTCACAGTTATGTCACAACACGACACGGGCATTGCGAGTCGGAAGATTTTGCTCGTCCACTAACTAGTAAACACCAACACTCTCAAGGAGTTAACCTCCAGTAATGTATTGCGCTCATTCACAGTTATGTCACAACACGACACGGGCATTGCGAGTCGGAAGATTTTGCCTCTTCATTTCTTTACCTTCCGTAAATGATAAAACCTGTGCCTTCGATATCTTGCCGCAGTTCTGACGCTCTGCTTTTGACAGGCGCTTGCTTTGGTCCTTGAAGGGCCATGCTTGTACCAAGGGAGTTGGCTTCGCTGCAGTAATACTTTAATTGTGGTGAAGCAGCAGTACTCGTGGCAACAAAGGCGTCGTCGCATCTGCTCGAAAACTATTCATTCATCAACAGTACATGCTGTGCGCGTTTACTTTTTCAAATGCTGTTCACATTTATCGAGGAGCATCGGAACTACATACAATAACTGGAGTCAGGTTAGATATAGCGTTTTTGTTTCTTAGACAATACACATTTTAAAATTAAAGACCTATGACATGTCGGGCTCCTGTCGCTTTCACGTACTATGTCGAGGCGCAACCACTTCGCTGCGACTAAAGTGACGTCTACAAgactaataaacaaaaaaacttgtCAATTAACttttaaatattcttttaatGGAAGTTGTTTATAGTATTAAATCGTTACctgccacggtggtatagtggctaaggcactcggctgctgatcccaGCAGCCGAGTCGGCCGCACTTCGGTCGGCCGACTTTTCCGgtcggccgcattttcgatggaagtgaaaatgcctgaggcccgtgtgctctgatttgcgcgcacgttaaagagccctaggtggtcaaaatttttagagccttccacaacggcgtttctcataatcgtgtggcagttttgggacgttaaatcccaacaattaatattattatgcTGTATTAGAAAGTTGTTATTTGTGCCAATTCATGACAGTCATTTTTTGGAAGGTAGAAATTGAAACTGATCGCACCCAACACTTGCGAACTGCAACCGTTCTGTTAGGTCAGAGCGGAACTACCTTGACAAGGAAGCGGCTTAATTTGGATCAAAGCGCGCCGAAGCAGCATCTGCTCAGAAGATCAGCATTCGTTCTGAACATACGCACTTAGACAGTTTATCTGCGTGCTATAAATGGTGCTAATCTGTTCTTTTCTCAAACTATAAAGAGGCGCTCGCCTGCCTGCCAGAAGAGCGCCGTACTGGCTGCACCAGAGTTTACGCTTGCCAGGCAAACGAAAGGTTGATATTGCGGTTTTCCTGTGCACAGATAGAAACAGACGAACACCAAACAATACAAGCAAAAGTAAGGCGATGACCGGACACAAGTGACATGACTTGCGGCGTTTCACGAAAAGACAAGCCACAGAGCGCCTTCATTCGAAATTGACGAAGCTTGCGCTGATGTAGTCGGGGGTCCGCCCAAAGGTCCGGAGCCAGCCAAAGCCTCGGGAAGATGACGAGCGGAGTAGCCGGAGCTGTTAACAGcagcgtttatttacattatttacagaTTCAAGGTAGCGTGGTTACATGATTGCTGGTAGAATCACGGGAGATCTTGATGGAAGCTTTATGAAAGCTTGTCTGGAGCGCCTCGACGCTCGCGTTTTATGCCTTCTTCCCAAGATTCCCTGTGGGGAAAAAACTATTGAAGCCAGGACATTCCAATGTAACTGTGGTCTTCACCTCCGCGCACAAAATGGGAAGGCGAAACACCGCCTCTTTTCTGACCCAGGAAAGAGGCACATCAGTTCGTCCCATGGCGAGGGAGAAGACACGACCCAACGCGCACGACACCGCACAGCTCGAAGACTTCGGGCCCTACGTGCAGATAAACTTGTGTATTCAGGTGTCGCGTTGACTTCTCGTGGTCAGCGGCGCTGGGCAGGCCACGGCTTGTCGAAAACTGTCGCCATGCAGGCACCTCGTAGAACGTGGGAAACGTATCCACGGACGAAACCCAGACGTTATGTTCGGCGCGTCTCGTAGCATGTCGAACAAGGCAATCAGCCTCGACTGCCAACAGCGCTTCTTAAGCCGTCACTCGGTCGGGCGTGTTCAAAGGGGTTTTTACGAGGGGCGCCGATGGCCCTCGAGAACTCGAACAACGACTTTCGTGTTTTCGCCGGTCTTGGCGCATCTCTGGGAGCGCTGACCCGGAAGAAATCGGGGTAGGCTCAGCCGCAATGTCtcacgcgtccaagcggcgccaagcCATGGAGGTCGATCATAAACCGCGCATGCCTTACGATTCTTAAGAACATCTTCGAGCGCTCGAGGGGGGGCAGGTGGGGCGCTCTCTTTCCTAGTTGCCCAAAAGAGGGGGGCGCAAAGTCTGCTATATACGTTGACTTAAAAGGGCGAAAGTCTGCTCTGTACATTGATTtaacgaggagagggtgcgctgCGACGGTCCTTCGGCTCCCTGAAAGAAAACCCTGCGCACGCATATGCTGAAGACTACGGTTGCTTCTGGGTTGGTGATGAAGGTTGTTTCTAGGTTGCTGCTCGGTCGTCTGTATGATGCTGTAGGTTTCTCCGGTAGATGTTACCAGCGCAGAGGGGTTCGAGTAAAACCACAAACACGACACATGCCCGGTTTCTGATATGACGCATAAATTACGGCCAACTTAAACAGCTTCGACGTTATTGTAGGGATAAAAGGCATGGGAGTTTGCGCACGGTTCGTTCGAACAGTACATTATATACTTCTGAAATACGAATACAAGtccacattaaaaaaacaaaaacaatccaCGCGTCttcacgaagtgaatcatgagcCGATGTAGTGGGGAGTTGATTCACCCGACCACTCGCGCATGTAAATGGGTGACACCACGTGTGTACAGTATATAAAATGTTTTATTGGCCATCACTTTTACGCTCTGTAGAGTTCTGCATtctgttttgccttcattattactgatTTGTGGTCCGTGAAATGTATAGAGCCAATGGTTCTTCGATGGCATCTAGCGTGAAGCTGGTTAGGACAAAGTCTATGCACGTTTGCTTTATTTTTAGGTATTTTTTAAAAAAGGAGGAGTGAGTCTTGGGTACGTCAACCACGCGTGAATGTTTCGTTTCTTGACCGTATGCTGAACTTGTACATGGGCTTGCTTATCACCTCTCGCTTTATGTACACGTCGATGGCTGCGTCGTCGGGTATGTTTCTAGAAAGGCGTTGCACCGTTTTCTGAACGTCTATCGTTGTGTTGACTGCTTGAACCTCCCCTCTCGGGGCTATAGTCGTCCACTGAAtaattagtctttttttttttctacctctcGGCGTTGCCTTTCGCTGGCGAGGGAGCGTTAGCGTTCGTTTTCAtccatggcagaaagagaatgtgtttTTCGGGAACGCGCTTATTTTTCATCATAAGTCACAGCACAAAgtgcacatcatcatcatcagcctgattacgtctactgcaggacaaaggcctctcccatgatccgccactcaactctgtcccgtgcttgctgctgccattttgtacccgcaaacttcctaatctcatctgcccacttaactttGTCTCCCACTAACCAGCTTGCCTTcgctgagaatccagtcagttatccttaatgaccagcggttatcctgcctgcccggcccatgcccacttcttcttcttgatttcaactatgatatccttaaccccgctttgttccctgatccactctgccctcttttACGCCCACctacgccccgccgcggaggtctagtggctaaggtactcggctgctgacccgcaggtcgcaggttcgtatcccggctgcggcggctgcatttccgatggaggcggaaatgttgtaggcccgtgtgctcagatttgggtgcacgttaaagaaccccaggtggtcgaaatttccggagccctccactacggcgtctctcataatcatatggtggttttgggacgttaaaccccacatatcaatcaatcaatcattcaatcaattccctttccatcgctcgctgcgtcgtcctcaatttaagctgaaccctctttgtaagcctccaggtttctactccgcaggtaagtaccagcaaaatacagctgttatctaccttcctcttgagggatagtggcaatctatcagtcatgatttgaaagtgcttgccgaatgtgctccaccccattatcATTCCTCTAagtacttcaatctcgtggttcggctccgcggttattacctgacCTAAGTAGACGTAAGTCTTTAACAACTTTAAGTGGACTGTTGccaatctcgaagcgctgctgtcttccgaggttgttgtacattactttcgttttctgcagattaactttaagacctgccttcctgctctccttgtctaattcagtaatcatgagttgctatttgtccgctgagttactcagcaaagcaatgtcatctgcgtagagcaggttactaaggtactatccattaactcttatccctaaccctTCTGAAAACCTACTGTTAGTGCGCGGTAAATAGTATTGGAGAGATTGgatccccttgtcttacacccttcttgattggtagtcTGTCGCTTTCTTCTTGGAGCActgtggtggcagttgatcctctgtacaTATCTTCCAGGAAttttcttccaaagtgcgcctAATGCATATAAGTAGCGGGTAACTTGCCTATCAGCAATGCTTCCCTACTTCACGAAAGTTACGGTGGGCGCATAGTGATACCTTGAATGTTATGTGCCGTACAACGGACAACGCACAGTGGAGACAAGCCTAGACCCTAAGatcgcccctaaaaaagctggGGCAACCAAGGAGGTTAAAGTAAATTTGGCGGCGGCCGGGGTTTGGCGCAAGTTTGCGGCCAAGTGAGAAGGGAGAGGCCACTTGCGCCCATCCACTCTCTCTCTATCACTTTAGTCTTTTGATATAATGTCTTTTTTTATAAAGTATATACCTCTACTTCATGTTAAAAATGAAGATACCAGTATTTCGTAAACGTGGCACCTTATTGGCGCCCTGTGTACTAAGGAgacgattgcaaaaaaaaaaaaagtggaacggTCCCCCATAAAGCGTTCTGAAAATTCGGCGAAGTACTTGACCTCTCAATGCACACGCAGGGCTTCTACATGTACCTGTACAGCGTGAGCCTGCTGTTCCTGCTGTACGTGTACATCTACCTGCTGCGGCGCCCTCCGGCTGGTTCCGGCGGCCCGTACAAGTGCCCCAAGAAGATCACAATCCTCGAGAACTTGCGACGCACCGTGGGCGACAAGGCACAGCCCAACAAGGGAATGGACGCCGCCTCCGTGGGCGCCCAGAGCGGTGGCGTGCCACCCAGGCTCAAGAAACAGCGCATCTCCGAAAACGACCGCAGTCACGGAAGCCTCTTCCTAAGGATCGGCGCCATTGGTACGCGTCATAAGGGTTGAACAGCTTAGCTGATGGCCAAGTGCCAGTAGAAGACCCGACATACGCATGCCAACTCTTTTCCGTGCGTATAGTTCACGTATACGCTTGCAACGGACGCGCATGCGCACCACGGTCCTTGACGCTATACCCACAATACAGTGGCCGCGTGAGTTTAACTGTGAACTAATTCGAGTTTACAGAACGCACACGAATCCACATAGCTATAGCTGCGACACAACTTCCAAAATCTTTTGCACGATGCGTTGTTTGACCCTCAGAAGCAATTTGGGTGGTCCAAGCACACAATATGGAAGTCGCAATAGCATATTAATAGACATGCTATTGCAAAGCTATATATAGGATATACTTGTGGATGGCAAACAGCGAGGCTCTGCATTTAGGTGCGGTGTGGTGTACATGCTTGATAATTTTAGCAGGCGAACACATGATGAAAGGAATGGGAGATGTAGCATAAATTTCTGTGATTTCTGTCAGCAATTTTAGCAGATATGTAGAAGAGGGATTGTTTGAATTAAAGCATTTTCGCGTTTTCATGCAAGCATGGGCTGACACGCTGTCCGGGGACCTCTGGTAGTAGCTGACCCTCCCTCCAAGTAAGGGAGAAACCCTGGCGCCCCCCAATCTTAAAGTAAACCATAAACAAGACTAGTGGAATCGAATACAGACAACAGCAGTGGACAACACCACCTGAGAAAAACTGCACACACAAATCCTACATACGTTTTACACTGATGACGTGGAGTGGAACTGTTTTGCTGCATTCTATGGCGGTGCGCATGCAAAGATTTAATTACCGACGATATGACACTTGAAAGCCGACTGCGCAACACAGACGGGACACAAAAGAACAGAAATACACTTACGAGCGCTGACCAACTTATTGACCAGAGCGAGGAAGCACTTAAAGGCAAACTCGCACCAACTCGTGCAGCTTTCAATGCTTGTTGCACAAACTTGAAAGCAGATTTCTTCAGCGAAAACAAGTTATTTTGCATACTTCATACTCCTGACATGTTCTACCCTCTACTGTGCAGCTTTCGGTCTGGGGACAATGGTGTACAACGGCTTGGAGTTCGGCTCGTTCTTCGAGATTCCATCCACGTCGCCTTGCTACAGCGTACTGCTAGGAATCAACCCGGTCCTGCAAATGGTTTTCACGTTTGCTCAAATGTACTTTATCTTCATGAATGCAAGGGTGAGTACGACACTGCTGCCTGACCAGCACAGACTGTGACGTATGTCTTTCCAACTTCAGCTGAACATCCACAAGTTTAAAGTGGTCGCCAGGTTCGGCCTCATGCACGTCGTGGCCACCAACATATGCGTTTGGATACGCACTCTTGGAAAAGAGACTCTGCAGGAAATCAACGAGCACCACCTCAAAAATGGTCGTGGCAGCACACTGGAAGAGCTAATATTGCCCTTCAGGGGTAAGTGGTGCCTGGACTACATACACTGTCACTACAGTCTTGATGAAATTGCGCAATATGACATCTAAGCCTAACAAGAGTGATAATTGTGTTGTTTCTACAGGCGACATTGATCCAGACGATGTATAGGATTTAAGTTGTAGTAAGACAAAAAATTTTTCATTGGCGTGCCTGGCATGTAATAAGTATGAGGCCACGTGCTTAAGTCACGTGGTCTAACACGAACCTCCTTTTCCTCAACCATTTCTCCTTAGGACAGAACGTTacctaaggtttttttttttcactgtttgaaCATAACCGAAATAGCAAATCACTGTTTCCCATTCTCTTTACAGTGCAGCGAAGCCGCTTTTCCCAGGAAAACACGTCGCAGAACTTCACCAACCCGTGTGAAAAGCAGGACATCATGGGCACCATTGTGTCCGACTCGTCTCCGTTCCTGTACCCATTCATTGTCGAGTATAGCCTCATCAGCGCGGCCGTGCTGTATGTCATGTGGAAGAACATCGGCAAGGATCCCGTCTACCACGTCGAGAACAGCCACGACGATGGCATATCGCGCACGTCCAGCCTCCAGGCGGGCTCCAAGGTCAACTGCACAGGCTCCAGCAAGGGTCTGTTCTTTGGCCTCCTGGTGCTCGTCTGTTCTACCATCTGTCTCATTGTTTTCTTCGTGCTGATCCAGCATGAGCGATACGCGATGCTGGCCATCTACCTGTCTGACCTTTCGCATTGCGGCATCAAGGTGCTGACCATCGGGGCCATAACGATCGGTTTCTTCCGCATCAAGTCGCTTCGATTTCACCCCGACCGGAAGGATCACTTACGCAGCATACTGCTCAGTGTGGCTGCATTCGGACTCTACGTTTATGCCATGTTTGGCATCATAGCCGGAAGCCTGCTGCCCAAAGACCACATCCCGAACCTTCTGGTTATGGTCACCAGCATTCTGACTATCGTCCAGGTGACGATGCAGTCGCTGTTTATTGCGGACATAACCTGCCGTATGACATACCTGCCCGAGCACGACCACAGCAAGCCGGGCCGGCAGGTCATCACGTTCTTGCTCATCGGAAATCTTACGCTCTGGATCATTTACACCTTTGAGAAGCAAAAGGTTGAGGCTAGCCCCGTGCAACTTGGCTTCTACGGGTTCATGGCTTGGACAGTCATCATACGTGCCTCGCTACCTCTCAGCATTTTCTACCGTTTTCACTCGTCTGTAACCTTCGCCGAGGTCTGGAAGAACTCTTACAGGAACATGGGTAATTGAAAATTAATGAGCCAAATACTCGAGTAGCGTACAAATGAAATTGTTGGGTGCTGTAATGTCTCTATTTGTGGCATACACAACTGTGTTGTTTGCAGCATGGCAGCAAACTTTTATGCCAGTGCTCGGTGAGAATGCGGAAAAGGCAACACTCTGGAGTTACTGCTTTCTTAGGCTCAATTTTTTACCATTAATAGATGTAGAATTCAGCTGTGGTGTTATATTGAGTGCATGATTGTATATTATAAATGGCTAGCATTCGAGCCCCTCCTGTCTTGACAATAAGCGTACATTGCTAGTTTACATTGTCATGCATAGTCAGTGCAAGTTTTTTTATCATGATGAATGGCTGCTCATTCAAATGTACATATCATAGTTGTGTATGTGATGCGCTCGTGTACATATAGGTTAATAACCATTACTTGCATGAATGTTTGATCATTGTCCACACTCATTGCCTGCAGCAATACAAGTAGTACCGGAACCTTCTCTTCTGCAGACGATTCATACATCAAAGCTGCTCACTTGCCATATGTTCCTTTGTGTCGATATGACAAATAAAGATGTGTTTGTCATTCAGTCCGGCAGTCTTTATGGCGATGATGCGACATCCACGTCAAGACATCTGTTGAACAAAGAAAGCCTCCAGCACTGGTTTTATACAGTGTATTTCGGGTGTGTTGCCAAGTGTACATAAGAAAGTGTcactggagaaatattctgacaaGTTGTGTGTGCtctgctctttctctctctcagctaTACTCCCTCTTCAGAATCCTCATCACTTAAGCAAGGATTCAGTGAAGGAGTTTATTGCCTTACGAATAGACTGCCGCTGAAAATTTTAAAACATAACCACGCAAGCATTACGCGACTGTGCGTGGTGCGCAGTTTCCCTCCGTAGGAATGCGATGCGACACAGTTTACATGCCACGTTGAAACTCGAACTTGTGGTTCGGGCATTTGGAATCCAAGTATGAGCAGAGTTGCCTCTCTCTCTTTGTACCAGCGAGCGTGCTAAAAGCTACACAGAGGGTGTGGTGGGATGAAAAGGGGCAAAAAGCTACGTCCCTAGCTACGCCAGCATGCATTATGACCTTAACCACTTTCTAAGAGCAAAGTTGTCTAAGCTGTCGGTAACTTCTGCTTCACTTTATGAACTACCGCAGGCAAGAAAGATAAGAGTGGGAAAGAATgggaaataaaaaagaagaaaaagagaaacaaggcACTACACAGCTCCATTGTTTTTTTAGAGATGCTAAACAACACTCTTGCCACGACATGACTTTTGCTAAGCAAGAAAACTTTCGGAAAGAAAATGCACGTAGAGATGCCAACCGTGCAATTCTCGCAACAATGTGACAAACTCTCGCAACAATGTGACGTCATATTTGAAGGTgcctactgggtcctacgtatcGATAAAAATGAGGTACATTGTCATTTGTCAGTGCCATAGAcgtagcatacaaagtttcagaaaatttcatcgagccaatatGAAAATACGAAATACACATTCCGAAATTTTGACATGAAGCGCAAAGATTTAGCACAACATTCTCAAATGAAATTCGAACCTTAATTTTTTTCCACTAACATAAAGTTATAACAGTGAAACTTATGGTATTAGAGTTCTTATGGTACAAGTCATtgtttataaataaaaaaaaaaatttgtgtcCCTTTATGGAGCTCATTTCACAAATTCCAGCATCAGCTTAAGCGACGTCGGTTAACAGAGCTACAAAAAATAGACAACTTTGAGCTTTTCGCACAAAAAAAGTCCTCAAAGTGGACAATTTTTGAGGCTTTGAAAAGCTTACTAGCATTCAAGATTGTAgccagggggaggggggagtgaactttttttttccccgaaACTTACATTAAGTATGGTCGAACCCCACTCCCCCctgaaaaatttctggctacgcggcTGCTGGCATTGGATGCACTTTCGACTTGTGCAGTATTGTTTCCAATATgtcataccaacacgcccaagcatTCACTTTAGATGTGTAGTCTAGTCTCCTGTTGATACTGCTTAAAAACTAGATCAGCTAGCATGTTTCAAATACATGAAATATTCTAAAGTAAAAGAAACAAGTTTAGCCAGCTAGCACATTACTTTTGACACAAGTTTAAATGAATGCAATAAGCTTAAACACAGTGCCTATAAGCGACTTAAAATATTTATTTCATCAAATAAAAGTTCACAACTTTTGAAATAAATACGATAAACTTGGATCACTAAATTGTTTTGTGGACAGTGCAGT
The nucleotide sequence above comes from Rhipicephalus microplus isolate Deutch F79 chromosome 2, USDA_Rmic, whole genome shotgun sequence. Encoded proteins:
- the LOC119179415 gene encoding proton channel OtopLc-like: MPHRRRLTPSKTALVTSFPCSGLSLARPESLAARNGRVSSLPSGPSPPPASLAQPVIMVKNGISFLQNNLSLVKIGPSDSPAEVRRSQGLVVSLDGSSSGTEMSSHCRRGRTAGVTNSPATMHRGLRGASGQQQQQRQPLTPSPPPPQFLADAGLPPPQPSPHPSPHQPHSFSRTTSYSTINPDSVSSPGNKVRPKNPKTQQFIMVSSMYCQLLVVICVVFFTSEVVTFRVPLYYFEGFYMYLYSVSLLFLLYVYIYLLRRPPAGSGGPYKCPKKITILENLRRTVGDKAQPNKGMDAASVGAQSGGVPPRLKKQRISENDRSHGSLFLRIGAIAFGLGTMVYNGLEFGSFFEIPSTSPCYSVLLGINPVLQMVFTFAQMYFIFMNARLNIHKFKVVARFGLMHVVATNICVWIRTLGKETLQEINEHHLKNGRGSTLEELILPFRVQRSRFSQENTSQNFTNPCEKQDIMGTIVSDSSPFLYPFIVEYSLISAAVLYVMWKNIGKDPVYHVENSHDDGISRTSSLQAGSKVNCTGSSKGLFFGLLVLVCSTICLIVFFVLIQHERYAMLAIYLSDLSHCGIKVLTIGAITIGFFRIKSLRFHPDRKDHLRSILLSVAAFGLYVYAMFGIIAGSLLPKDHIPNLLVMVTSILTIVQVTMQSLFIADITCRMTYLPEHDHSKPGRQVITFLLIGNLTLWIIYTFEKQKVEASPVQLGFYGFMAWTVIIRASLPLSIFYRFHSSVTFAEVWKNSYRNMGN